The region CATTTTTGGTGCGGAGGTTTCCCGGCGCGTCAACCACCCTCTGAAGTAGCTTTTCGTATTTTGACATACGCTAAATCCTATATCAAGGCTCCGCAAAATGAAACAGATTATGGGAAGTGGGTCAGTTTGAAACCTTGGTCAGACGTCAAATTCTAAGTCACAAGTAATTTTAGCAAGTTACAAAATATGCCGTTACTGAAATTCCGAAACTGACTCACTACCCGCCGAGGGGTAAACTTGACAGAGAAAGCCACCATCTGGTCAACAAAGGTTCTTCTAGCAAGTGTCGGAAGACCTTGCTTTTTTTGTTGTCCGTTTCTTTAATCTGCATTACAATACACCTAAATAATGCAAGAATCAAATTGAGGTAAACACTATGACTACAGCATCTGCGACTGTAACCAGCCGAGGGCAGGTAACTCTCCCCCGTGTAGTACGCGAGGCGATCGGCGATAGCAAGGCGATTGAATTCCAGGTCAACGGCAACATCATCACGGTACAGCCAATTCCGGATATGGCCGGGGGCTGGCGAAGTACGCCAAAAATAAGCCGGATTTGCCGTGGGCCGAGATACGCGATCAGGTCTGGACAGAGGTTGCCAATGACAAAGCATCCCGATAGTCTCATTGACGCCAACGCGGTTCTGATCTACGTTTTAGGTAACCGGCCCGATGTAGCAGAGGCTGTAAAGTCGGTTTTTGATGGCTTACGATCAGGGGAGAAGGCCGCTTTGTTACTCGAAAGCGTCTTGGTCGAGTGTGTTTATGTGCTTCAGAAACGCTATGAAGTCCCGAAGGCTGAAATAGTCAAGCATCTGGACGGGATTTTGCGGTATCCAGGCGTCGTCAACCAGGACAAGGCCGATTTGCGGGAGGCGTTGAAACTCTACGGGGAAAACAGCCTAGATATTGTCGATTGCGTCCTGGTTGCCAAATCCCGAATAGGCGGACTGGAGATCGTTTCCTTTGACGGATCGCTGAAAAAGCTCAAGAAAAAGGTTCGCTGATCGCCAGTCCGTCTTTGAGAACAGTCAATAAACCGAATCCCCCTTAGCACAAGGCTAAGAGGGATTTTCTGTTTCAGGGGGAGACATCTGGAGTGTGGCCTGGTTGCCCAATTGTTTTTTCAACGCCTCCCCAAGCTGCCCGAAATTTCAAACTGACCCACTACCAGATTATGCGGCCTTGCCTTTGATCAGTATCACCTTTGCACCCTACCTCGTCAAGGATGTTTCAGCCTGATCGGCACTTTGACGGCGTGCCCCTTTGACCATCCGGATAACTACCATCCCATACCTCAAATATTTTTTGGAATTCGGCCTTTGGTTTTCTGCAAAAAAGCCGCTTACGGTTGTGAATGAAAATTTCAACCGGAAAGGAGATAGCTATGCCGAAGACCAAGTCGATAACCGAGCAACTGCAGGAGTTGGAGGTAAAGCGCCAAAAGCTCATGAAGAAAAAAGAGCGGGAAGAGCAGGCTTTTTTTTTGAGCATCGGCAAAGCGGTGCTCAAACATTACGAGAAAGGTTTCGCAGGTCTCACCATCGAGGGCCTTGCCGCAGAAATCAAAAATATGGTCGCGGCCGGGACTGTAAAAACCAAGTAGCCCACCCCAGGGAGGAATAAAACATGATCGCCAGAATGCTTCTCATCGTCCTTATCTCCGCCTTTATTTGCATCTGGCAGGAGCGGATGGATATGCGATTACCGCCGCAGGCGAACCGCAAAGCGGCGCTCTTCGCCCAGTTGGGGCAAAGAGGCTTGCTCGGAGCCGTTGCCTTGATCTGCCTGATTACCGTCTTTATCGACTACTCCCGTGCCGACTTCTTTGCCGCCGTCCTCGATGTCTCAATCATAGGTTGCGTCTTTTCCGGCTATTTCGTCCGGCAAATAAGGGAAGTTATGTCCCGCCGCGAAGAGCTGACAACACTCATGCCACACGGTACAGCAATATCAATTTTCAGAATCAGGAGAACGCCTACTATGGAGTTGAATGAGATGATCAAAGCCGTCCGCTCCCCTGGCTCCTTAACTATTGGCCTATCTGATCCTCTGCCGCCTTCCAAACTGATCGCGGCCGGAATGCCTAAGTTAGGAATAGAAACTCGATTAGCCCCGTCAGGGGACGTCGCAACGGCCGCCGTAATGCAGGAAGTGATGTGTCGCGAGGAACAGCAAAATCAGAAATCCAGACAGAAGGAGAACACCCATGGAGACGGGAAATAAAGCTACTCGTCGACGCAGCATGAAGGCCGTGCAACGGGAACAGAAACAGGGACAGCAAAATCAGAGACAAGCGGCAATCGACCTGTTTACCGCCCTGAAACTTTTCAAAAACTTCGATGGGTTGCCCAGTAGCTGTTCAGGCGTGAATAATCCCATTTCAATTCGGATCAGCACCGATCTCTTTAATCGCCTGGACGCCAAGGCAGCACAAAAAGGGATTATCTTTTCCGATCAGTTCCGCGAGGCGCTATATGCAGGAATGAGTGAACGCTGGATTTACGACCAGATTGACGGCCTGAAATCAAAGAGAAACGAGATGAATATCTTTGATGGGTTGTCATCAAATTATCCGAGTTCCGAGGAAGCGCATAACTACGCTGAATTGGTCTTACTGGGCACTGATGTTTCCCACAACCTTCTCCAGCTTGAAGCGGATCTGCTGGGAAACATCATGGTGAAATGCAGCGCCGCTGGAAACCGAGACAATGTGAGCCTTTATCGGGCTCTGACTGCATATACTCCGGAGGACATGGCGATACTTGCGTGCGTTGCGGAAATTCTCAAGAATTTGTCTTGGCTTGAAGCGGGTTCTGCAAAAGCCAAGTAGCTGCACCGGCTCAAAATGCTCGAAAGGCAAGAAGCCAAAAAACGAAAAGGCAAAAAGGCAAAATCCACTGAAACAGGACACACCCCACGCCCAAATTGGGCATGGGGTGTGTGGCCCAGCAAACCCGCGTAAACCAGCTTCAAACAAGGGTTTGCTGGCAAAATGCTGAATACACACAAAAGCCGCACAATAATACCTAACTAGCTGTTATGGCTGCTAAAAAACGTGTGTACGAAAAGTGTACCATAAGGGGGCAATATGTCGGCAAGGATACAACTCAAAATCCCTGAAAAGGATGCGGCGGCCTGGAAGGAGCTTGCGCGGCAGAGTGGGTCAAATCTGTCTGCTTTCATCAAAAACATCGTCAACAGCCATCTCTCTGATTATGCGTCGAAGGCGGTCGCCGATTCGAAAAAATCGTCCGACGACGAAATCAGAAGTTTGCGAGCGACCTTGGTGTTGCTTACAAAGCAGATTGATGAATTGACCAGGAATCAAACCACCGTCGTTGATGCAACCGCCAAAACGCTCAAACAGGTTCATGAGCGTGTCACCGATTTACTGAAACTCGGCATAACCGACATGCAGCTTGACGCGGAGTACAAAGCGAAAGCAATCGAGCTTTACGCAGACCTGGGTAAATACTTCAAAGAATAAGGTCGAAAGGAGAAAATTCATGGCTGACCGTAATGGTTATCAAAAAGTTGATCCTGGCATTGGACAGAAAATGTGGGACCGCAATGTTCACTTAACCCTCGAACGTTACTTCCATGCATTCTTTTTTTCGTTTCTGGCGTGGTTAGTTTCGTGGGGGGGAATCGTTGTTCTGACAACGCCGCGTGGTGCCGAAGGGGTGATCGGCGTGGCGTTGTTTGTGTTTCGAGGGCTCTATTACGGCATCTTCAGTGTGTTTTACCCGGATTACAAAATGACATTTCAGGGTAAGGATTTTGCGGCCATCTGGCTTTATGAGTCAGCCGTCAAAGCGGGTCTTTGGCATCTTGTCTTGCGTTTTTTCTCTTGTGGAGCATTTGCGCTGGTGCCTGCTTGGCTGGTTTATCTCAGGATGCAGTTTGCATACAAGGAGGAAGCGGAAAAGCTCGAAACGTTGAAGCACGTTGGCGGCACTTCCCTTGACGATGAAAAGAAGATTATGTCGAAGATGGCACGTATGAATAAGGAACAGCCAAACCGGGGACATGTCGCCACGCTTCCGCTGGCGGCAAATCTGTTCCTCAGCAAGTGCAACGAAGTTTTCGGCACCTTGATCGTCGGAGCGCCCGGCGCAGGGAAAACGGTACTGATATCCCACATGCTGGAAAAACTGAAATCAATGCCTGTTTACCGAGTCATCGCTTACACATTCAAGGGTGACTTCGTGGAGCGCTTCTATGACCCTGGCAGGGGAGATATCATCTTCAATGCTTTCGACCTGCGTAGCCTGCGTCTCAACGTCTTTGACCTGATCCGCAATTCAACGGATTTCCTCCGCGTTGCGACGATCTTGATCCCTGAGCCGAAGGGTCAAGCGGACCCTTTCTGGACCACTGCGGCCAGGGACTGTTTCGCGGCCATGCTGAACTACTGTTACATGCGCGGGGAAGAGTTCCGAAACAATGCTGAGGTCTGGAGCGTCCTGTGCTACACACGCCAGGAAATTCTGTTGAAGGTGGCCCCTTACTTCGGGTCGGAGGAGACGCTGAAGTATTTCTCTGATGAGAAACTCGCTTCAAACGTTTCTGCAGTCATCGCCGGGTATACCGGGATCTTCAAGTTCCTGCCTCGGCAGTGCGACAAGTTCGATATGAAGAAGTGGTTGGAGGGGAAGGGAGGAAACGGCTGGATTTTCATCACGAACCACGAAGATCTTTCGGCAGTGCTCAAGCCGTGGCTTACCCTGTTCGTGGATTGCTTGGTTTCCGCCCACCTGTCGTTGCCTGACAGCTACGAGCGCCGGGTGGTTTACGAGTTGGACGAACTGAACACGCTCCACGCTACCGTTGGCGGTACCATCCATAAATTGGCGATTACCGGCCGGAGCAAAGGGGCCGTACCGATCCTTGGCTTCCAGGGACTTGCAGGGATGGAGAAGACCCTCGGTAGAGAGGTGGCCCGTGATGTTTGTAATGCCATGGGCAACAGTATGTTTCTCCGGGTCGGGTCGGACCCCGAAACCGCCAAATGGATGAGCGATGTAATCTCCGACACAGTCTTTATCGAGAGCGAAATTTCGAACACCTACAAGACCGGCGACACCCCTGAAGGCGGCTCTGTCCGACAAGTCCGTAAGACGGAAAAACTTGCCCCGGCGGCGGAATTTTTGAATGTCTTGCCGAGCCTGGAAGGTTATGCGCGGCTCGCGGAATACGGCGTGACGAAGGCCCATGTCGATTACGTCGCTCGGCCGGTTTTACACGAAGCCTTTGTGCCGCGCCCCGATCTCGATCTTGCTGCCGTCGAGATGGAGGTTGCCGCAGCGCAGGCCCGCCTCA is a window of Geobacter sp. FeAm09 DNA encoding:
- a CDS encoding PIN domain-containing protein, coding for MTTASATVTSRGQVTLPRVVREAIGDSKAIEFQVNGNIITVQPIPDMAGGWRSTPKISRICRGPRYAIRSGQRLPMTKHPDSLIDANAVLIYVLGNRPDVAEAVKSVFDGLRSGEKAALLLESVLVECVYVLQKRYEVPKAEIVKHLDGILRYPGVVNQDKADLREALKLYGENSLDIVDCVLVAKSRIGGLEIVSFDGSLKKLKKKVR
- a CDS encoding type IV secretion system DNA-binding domain-containing protein, which produces MADRNGYQKVDPGIGQKMWDRNVHLTLERYFHAFFFSFLAWLVSWGGIVVLTTPRGAEGVIGVALFVFRGLYYGIFSVFYPDYKMTFQGKDFAAIWLYESAVKAGLWHLVLRFFSCGAFALVPAWLVYLRMQFAYKEEAEKLETLKHVGGTSLDDEKKIMSKMARMNKEQPNRGHVATLPLAANLFLSKCNEVFGTLIVGAPGAGKTVLISHMLEKLKSMPVYRVIAYTFKGDFVERFYDPGRGDIIFNAFDLRSLRLNVFDLIRNSTDFLRVATILIPEPKGQADPFWTTAARDCFAAMLNYCYMRGEEFRNNAEVWSVLCYTRQEILLKVAPYFGSEETLKYFSDEKLASNVSAVIAGYTGIFKFLPRQCDKFDMKKWLEGKGGNGWIFITNHEDLSAVLKPWLTLFVDCLVSAHLSLPDSYERRVVYELDELNTLHATVGGTIHKLAITGRSKGAVPILGFQGLAGMEKTLGREVARDVCNAMGNSMFLRVGSDPETAKWMSDVISDTVFIESEISNTYKTGDTPEGGSVRQVRKTEKLAPAAEFLNVLPSLEGYARLAEYGVTKAHVDYVARPVLHEAFVPRPDLDLAAVEMEVAAAQARLKAAESQATTAPTDPAAGSKPVNL